One part of the Homo sapiens chromosome 19, GRCh38.p14 Primary Assembly genome encodes these proteins:
- the ARHGAP33 gene encoding rho GTPase-activating protein 33 isoform 3 (isoform 3 is encoded by transcript variant 3) — MVARSTDSLDGPGEGSVQPLPTAGGPSVKGKPGKRLSAPRGPFPRLADCAHFHYENVDFGHIQLLLSPDREGPSLSGENELVFGVQVTCQGRSWPVLRSYDDFRSLDAHLHRCIFDRRFSCLPELPPPPEGARAAQMLVPLLLQYLETLSGLVDSNLNCGPVLTWMELDNHGRRLLLSEEASLNIPAVAAAHVIKRYTAQAPDELSFEVGDIVSVIDMPPTEDRSWWRGKRGFQVGFFPSECVELFTERPGPGLKADADGPPCGIPAPQGISSLTSAVPRPRGKLAGLLRTFMRSRPSRQRLRQRGILRQRVFGCDLGEHLSNSGQDVPQVLRCCSEFIEAHGVVDGIYRLSGVSSNIQRLRHEFDSERIPELSGPAFLQDIHSVSSLCKLYFRELPNPLLTYQLYGKFSEAMSVPGEEERLVRVHDVIQQLPPPHYRTLEYLLRHLARMARHSANTSMHARNLAIVWAPNLLRSMELESVGMGGAAAFREVRVQSVVVEFLLTHVDVLFSDTFTSAGLDPAGRCLLPRPKSLAGSCPSTRLLTLEEAQARTQGRLGTPTEPTTPKAPASPAERRKGERGEKQRKPGGSSWKTFFALGRGPSVPRKKPLPWLGGTRAPPQPSGSRPDTVTLRSAKSEESLSSQASGAGLQRLHRLRRPHSSSDAFPVGPAPAGSCESLSSSSSSESSSSESSSSSSESSAAGLGALSGSPSHRTSAWLDDGDELDFSPPRCLEGLRGLDFDPLTFRCSSPTPGDPAPPASPAPPAPASAFPPRVTPQAISPRGPTSPASPAALDISEPLAVSVPPAVLELLGAGGAPASATPTPALSPGRSLRPHLIPLLLRGAEAPLTDACQQEMCSKLRGAQGPLGPDMESPLPPPPLSLLRPGGAPPPPPKNPARLMALALAERAQQVAEQQSQQECGGTPPASQSPFHRSLSLEVGGEPLGTSGSGPPPNSLAHPGAWVPGPPPYLPRQQSDGSLLRSQRPMGTSRRGLRGPAQVSAQLRAGGGGRDAPEAAAQSPCSVPSQVPTPGFFSPAPRECLPPFLGVPKPGLYPLGPPSFQPSSPAPVWRSSLGPPAPLDRGENLYYEIGASEGSPYSGPTRSWSPFRSMPPDRLNASYGMLGQSPPLHRSPDFLLSYPPAPSCFPPDHLGYSAPQHPARRPTPPEPLYVNLALGPRGPSPASSSSSSPPAHPRSRSDPGPPVPRLPQKQRAPWGPRTPHRVPGPWGPPEPLLLYRAAPPAYGRGGELHRGSLYRNGGQRGEGAGPPPPYPTPSWSLHSEGQTRSYC; from the exons CTCCTGCTGTCTCCAGACCGTGAAGGGCCCAGCCTCTCTGGAGAGAATGAGCTGGTGTTCGGGGTGCAGGTGACCTGTCAG GGCCGTTCCTGGCCGGTTCTCCGGAGTTACGATGACTTTCGTTCCCTGGATGCCCACCTCCACCGGTGCATATTTGACCGGAGGTTCTCCTGCCTTCCGGAGCTTCCCCCGCCCCCCGAGGGTGCCAGGGCTGCCCAG ATGCTGGTGCCACTGCTGCTGCAGTACCTGGAGACACTGTCAGGACTGGTGGACAGTAACCTCAACTGCGGGCCTGTGCTCACCTGGATGGAG CTGGACAATCACGGCCGGCGACTGCTCCTCAGTGAGGAGGCGTCACTCAATATCCCTGCAGTGGCGGCCGCCCATGTGATCAAACGGTATACAGCCCAGGCGCCAGATGAGCTGTCCTTTGAG GTGGGAGACATTGTCTCGGTGATCGACATGCCACCCACAGAGGATCGGAGCTGGTGGCGGGGCAAGCGAGGCTTCCAG GTCGGGTTCTTCCCCAGTGAGTGTGTGGAACTCTTCACAGAGCGGCCAGGTCCGGGCCTGAAGGCGG ATGCCGATGGCCCCCCATGTGGCATCCCGGCTCCCCAGGGTATCTCGtctctgacctcag CTGTGCCACGGCCTCGTGGGAAGCTGGCCGGCCTGCTCCGCACCTTCATGCGCTCCCGCCCTTCTCGGCAGCGGCTGCGGCAGCGGGGAATCCTGCGACAGAGGGTGTTTGGCTGCGATCTTGGCGAGCACCTCAGCAACTCAGGCCAGGATG TGCCCCAGGTGCTGCGCTGCTGCTCCGAGTTCATTGAGGCCCACGGGGTGGTGGATGGGATCTACCGGCTCTCAGGCGTGTCTTCCAACATCCAGAGGCTTCG GCACGAGTTTGACAGTGAGAGGATCCCGGAGCTGTCTGGCCCTGCATTCCTGCAGGACATCCACAGCGTGTCCTCCCTCTGCAAGCTCTACTTCCGAGAGCTTCCGAACCCTCTGCTCACCTACCAGCTCTATGGGAAGTTCAGT GAGGCCATGTCAGTGCCTGGGGAGGAGGAGCGTCTGGTGCGGGTGCACGATGTCATCCAGCAGCTGCCCCCACCACATTACAG GACCCTGGAGTACCTGCTGAGGCACCTGGCCCGCATGGCGAGACACAGTGCCAACACCAGCATGCATGCCCGCAACCTGGCCATTGTCTGGGCACCCAACCTGCTACG GTCCATGGAGCTGGAGTCAGTGGGAATGGGTGGCGCGGCGGCGTTCCGGGAAGTTCGGGTGCAGTCGGTGGTGGTGGAGTTTCTGCTCACCCATGTGGACGTCCTGTTCAGCGACACCTTCACCTCCGCCGGCCTCGACCCTGCAG GCCGCTGCCTGCTCCCCAGGCCCAAGTCCCTTGCGGGCAGCTGCCCCTCCACCCGCCTGCTGACGCTGGAGGAAGCCCAGGCACGCACCCAGGGCCGGCTGGGGACGCCCACGGAGCCCACAACTCCCAAGGCCCCGGCCTCACCTGCGGAAAG gaggaaaggggagagaggggagaagcaGCGGAAGCCAGGGGGCAGCAGCTGGAAGACGTTCTTTGCACTGGGCCGGGGCCCCAGTGTCCCTCGAAAGAAGCCCCTGCCCTGGCTGGGGGGCACCCGTGCCCCACCGCAGCCTTCAG GCAGCAGACCCGACACCGTCACACTGAGATCTGCCAAGAGCGAGGAGTCTCTGTCATCGCAGGCCAGCGGGGCTG GCCTCCAGAGGCTGCACAGGCTGCGGCGACCCCACTCCAGCAGCGACGCTTTCCCTGTGGGCCCAGCACCTGCTGGCTCCTGCGAGAGCCTgtcctcgtcctcctcctccgAGTCCTCCTCCTCTgagtcctcctcttcctcctctgagtCCTCAGCAGCTGGGCTGGGGGCACTCTCTGGGTCTCCCTCACACCGTACCTCAGCCTGGCTAGATGATGGTGATGAGCTGGACTTCAGCCCACCCCGCTGCCTGGAGGGACTCCGGGGGCTGGACTTTGATCCCTTAACCTTCCGCTGCAGCAGCCCCACCCCAGGGGATCCCGCACCTCCCGCCAGCCCAGCACCCCCcgcccctgcctctgccttcccacCCAGGGTGACCCCCCAGGCCATCTCGCCCCGGGGGCCCACCAGCCCCGCCTCGCCTGCTGCCCTAGACATCTCAGAGCCCCTGGCTGTATCAGTGCCACCCGCTGTCCTAGaactgctgggggctgggggagcacctgcctcagccaccccaacACCAGCTCTCAGCCCCGGCCGGAGCCTGCGCCCCCATCTCATACCCCTGCTGCTGCGAGGAGCCGAGGCCCCGCTGACTGACGCCTGCCAGCAGGAGATGTGCAGCAAGCTCCGGGGAGCCCAGGGCCCACTCG GTCCTGATATGGAGTCACCACTGCCACCCCCTCCCCTGTCTCTCCTGCGCCCTGGGGgtgccccacccccgccccctaAGAACCCAGCACGCctcatggccctggccctggctgaGCGGGCTCAGCAGGTGGCCGAGCAACAGAGCCAGCAGGAGTGTGGGGGCACCCCACCTGCTTCCCAATCCCCCTTCCACCGCTCGCTGTCTCTGGAGGTGGGCGGGGAGCCCCTGGGGACCTCAGGGAGTGGGCCACCTCCCAACTCCCTAGCACACCCGGGTGCCTGGGTCCCGGGACCCCCACCCTACTTACCAAGGCAACAAAGTGATGGGAGCCTGCTGAGGAGCCAGCGGCCCATGGGGACCTCAAGGAGGGGACTCCGAGGCCCTGCCCAGGTCAGTGCCCAGCTCAGGGCAGGTGGCGGGGGCAGGGATGCGCCAGAGGCAGCAGCCCAGTCCCCATGTTCTGTCCCCTCACAGGTTCCTACCCCCGGCttcttctccccagcccccagggagTGCCTGCCACCCTTCCTCGGGGTCCCCAAGCCAGGCTTGTACCCCCTGGGCCCCCCATCCTTCCAGCCCAGTTCCCCAGCCCCAGTCTGGAGGAGCTCTCTGGGCCCCCCTGCACCACTCGACAGGGGAGAGAACCTGTACTATGAGATCGGGGCAAGTGAGGGGTCCCCCTATTCTGGCCCCACCCGCTCCTGGAGTCCCTTTCGCTCCATGCCCCCCGACAGGCTCAATGCCTCCTACGGCATGCTTGGCCAATCACCCCCACTCCACAGGTCCCCCGACTTCCTGCTCAGCTACCCGCCAGCCCCCTCCTGCTTTCCCCCTGACCACCTTGGCTACTCAGCCCCCCAGCACCCTGCTCGGCGCCCTACACCGCCTGAGCCCCTCTACGTCAACCTAGCTCTAGGGCCCAGGGGTCCCtcacctgcctcttcctcctcctcttcccctcctgcCCACCCCCGAAGCCGTTCAGATCCCGGTCCCCCAGTCCCCCGCCTTCCCCAGAAACAACGGGCACCCTGGGGACCCCGTACCCCTCATAGGGTGCCGGGTCCCTGGGGCCCTCCTGAGCCTCTCCTGCTCTACAGGGCAGCCCCGCCAGCCTACGGAAGGGGGGGCGAGCTCCACCGAGGGTCCTTGTACAGAAATGGAGGGCAAAGAGGGGAGGGGGCTGGTCCCCCACCCCCTTACCCCACTCCCAGCTGGTCCCTCCACTCTGAGGGCCAGACCCGAAGCTACTGCTGA
- the ARHGAP33 gene encoding rho GTPase-activating protein 33 isoform X5, with amino-acid sequence MVARSTDSLDGPGEGSVQPLPTAGGPSVKGKPGKRLSAPRGPFPRLADCAHFHYENVDFGHIQLLLSPDREGPSLSGENELVFGVQVTCQGRSWPVLRSYDDFRSLDAHLHRCIFDRRFSCLPELPPPPEGARAAQMLVPLLLQYLETLSGLVDSNLNCGPVLTWMELDNHGRRLLLSEEASLNIPAVAAAHVIKRYTAQAPDELSFEVGDIVSVIDMPPTEDRSWWRGKRGFQVGFFPSECVELFTERPGPGLKAADADGPPCGIPAPQGISSLTSAVPRPRGKLAGLLRTFMRSRPSRQRLRQRGILRQRVFGCDLGEHLSNSGQDVPQVLRCCSEFIEAHGVVDGIYRLSGVSSNIQRLRHEFDSERIPELSGPAFLQDIHSVSSLCKLYFRELPNPLLTYQLYGKFSEAMSVPGEEERLVRVHDVIQQLPPPHYRTLEYLLRHLARMARHSANTSMHARNLAIVWAPNLLRSMELESVGMGGAAAFREVRVQSVVVEFLLTHVDVLFSDTFTSAGLDPAGRCLLPRPKSLAGSCPSTRLLTLEEAQARTQGRLGTPTEPTTPKAPASPAERRKGERGEKQRKPGGSSWKTFFALGRGPSVPRKKPLPWLGGTRAPPQPSGSRPDTVTLRSAKSEESLSSQASGAGLQRLHRLRRPHSSSDAFPVGPAPAGSCESLSSSSSSESSSSESSSSSSESSAAGLGALSGSPSHRTSAWLDDGDELDFSPPRCLEGLRGLDFDPLTFRCSSPTPGDPAPPASPAPPAPASAFPPRVTPQAISPRGPTSPASPAALDISEPLAVSVPPAVLELLGAGGAPASATPTPALSPGRSLRPHLIPLLLRGAEAPLTDACQQEMCSKLRGAQGPLGPDMESPLPPPPLSLLRPGGAPPPPPKNPARLMALALAERAQQVAEQQSQQECGGTPPASQSPFHRSLSLEVGGEPLGTSGSGPPPNSLAHPGAWVPGPPPYLPRQQSDGSLLRSQRPMGTSRRGLRGPAQVPTPGFFSPAPRECLPPFLGVPKPGLYPLGPPSFQPSSPAPVWRSSLGPPAPLDRGENLYYEIGASEGSPYSGPTRSWSPFRSMPPDRLNASYGMLGQSPPLHRSPDFLLSYPPAPSCFPPDHLGYSAPQHPARRPTPPEPLYVNLALGPRGPSPASSSSSSPPAHPRSRSDPGPPVPRLPQKQRAPWGPRTPHRVPGPWGPPEPLLLYRAAPPAYGRGGELHRGSLYRNGGQRGEGAGPPPPYPTPSWSLHSEGQTRSYC; translated from the exons CTCCTGCTGTCTCCAGACCGTGAAGGGCCCAGCCTCTCTGGAGAGAATGAGCTGGTGTTCGGGGTGCAGGTGACCTGTCAG GGCCGTTCCTGGCCGGTTCTCCGGAGTTACGATGACTTTCGTTCCCTGGATGCCCACCTCCACCGGTGCATATTTGACCGGAGGTTCTCCTGCCTTCCGGAGCTTCCCCCGCCCCCCGAGGGTGCCAGGGCTGCCCAG ATGCTGGTGCCACTGCTGCTGCAGTACCTGGAGACACTGTCAGGACTGGTGGACAGTAACCTCAACTGCGGGCCTGTGCTCACCTGGATGGAG CTGGACAATCACGGCCGGCGACTGCTCCTCAGTGAGGAGGCGTCACTCAATATCCCTGCAGTGGCGGCCGCCCATGTGATCAAACGGTATACAGCCCAGGCGCCAGATGAGCTGTCCTTTGAG GTGGGAGACATTGTCTCGGTGATCGACATGCCACCCACAGAGGATCGGAGCTGGTGGCGGGGCAAGCGAGGCTTCCAG GTCGGGTTCTTCCCCAGTGAGTGTGTGGAACTCTTCACAGAGCGGCCAGGTCCGGGCCTGAAGGCGG CAGATGCCGATGGCCCCCCATGTGGCATCCCGGCTCCCCAGGGTATCTCGtctctgacctcag CTGTGCCACGGCCTCGTGGGAAGCTGGCCGGCCTGCTCCGCACCTTCATGCGCTCCCGCCCTTCTCGGCAGCGGCTGCGGCAGCGGGGAATCCTGCGACAGAGGGTGTTTGGCTGCGATCTTGGCGAGCACCTCAGCAACTCAGGCCAGGATG TGCCCCAGGTGCTGCGCTGCTGCTCCGAGTTCATTGAGGCCCACGGGGTGGTGGATGGGATCTACCGGCTCTCAGGCGTGTCTTCCAACATCCAGAGGCTTCG GCACGAGTTTGACAGTGAGAGGATCCCGGAGCTGTCTGGCCCTGCATTCCTGCAGGACATCCACAGCGTGTCCTCCCTCTGCAAGCTCTACTTCCGAGAGCTTCCGAACCCTCTGCTCACCTACCAGCTCTATGGGAAGTTCAGT GAGGCCATGTCAGTGCCTGGGGAGGAGGAGCGTCTGGTGCGGGTGCACGATGTCATCCAGCAGCTGCCCCCACCACATTACAG GACCCTGGAGTACCTGCTGAGGCACCTGGCCCGCATGGCGAGACACAGTGCCAACACCAGCATGCATGCCCGCAACCTGGCCATTGTCTGGGCACCCAACCTGCTACG GTCCATGGAGCTGGAGTCAGTGGGAATGGGTGGCGCGGCGGCGTTCCGGGAAGTTCGGGTGCAGTCGGTGGTGGTGGAGTTTCTGCTCACCCATGTGGACGTCCTGTTCAGCGACACCTTCACCTCCGCCGGCCTCGACCCTGCAG GCCGCTGCCTGCTCCCCAGGCCCAAGTCCCTTGCGGGCAGCTGCCCCTCCACCCGCCTGCTGACGCTGGAGGAAGCCCAGGCACGCACCCAGGGCCGGCTGGGGACGCCCACGGAGCCCACAACTCCCAAGGCCCCGGCCTCACCTGCGGAAAG gaggaaaggggagagaggggagaagcaGCGGAAGCCAGGGGGCAGCAGCTGGAAGACGTTCTTTGCACTGGGCCGGGGCCCCAGTGTCCCTCGAAAGAAGCCCCTGCCCTGGCTGGGGGGCACCCGTGCCCCACCGCAGCCTTCAG GCAGCAGACCCGACACCGTCACACTGAGATCTGCCAAGAGCGAGGAGTCTCTGTCATCGCAGGCCAGCGGGGCTG GCCTCCAGAGGCTGCACAGGCTGCGGCGACCCCACTCCAGCAGCGACGCTTTCCCTGTGGGCCCAGCACCTGCTGGCTCCTGCGAGAGCCTgtcctcgtcctcctcctccgAGTCCTCCTCCTCTgagtcctcctcttcctcctctgagtCCTCAGCAGCTGGGCTGGGGGCACTCTCTGGGTCTCCCTCACACCGTACCTCAGCCTGGCTAGATGATGGTGATGAGCTGGACTTCAGCCCACCCCGCTGCCTGGAGGGACTCCGGGGGCTGGACTTTGATCCCTTAACCTTCCGCTGCAGCAGCCCCACCCCAGGGGATCCCGCACCTCCCGCCAGCCCAGCACCCCCcgcccctgcctctgccttcccacCCAGGGTGACCCCCCAGGCCATCTCGCCCCGGGGGCCCACCAGCCCCGCCTCGCCTGCTGCCCTAGACATCTCAGAGCCCCTGGCTGTATCAGTGCCACCCGCTGTCCTAGaactgctgggggctgggggagcacctgcctcagccaccccaacACCAGCTCTCAGCCCCGGCCGGAGCCTGCGCCCCCATCTCATACCCCTGCTGCTGCGAGGAGCCGAGGCCCCGCTGACTGACGCCTGCCAGCAGGAGATGTGCAGCAAGCTCCGGGGAGCCCAGGGCCCACTCG GTCCTGATATGGAGTCACCACTGCCACCCCCTCCCCTGTCTCTCCTGCGCCCTGGGGgtgccccacccccgccccctaAGAACCCAGCACGCctcatggccctggccctggctgaGCGGGCTCAGCAGGTGGCCGAGCAACAGAGCCAGCAGGAGTGTGGGGGCACCCCACCTGCTTCCCAATCCCCCTTCCACCGCTCGCTGTCTCTGGAGGTGGGCGGGGAGCCCCTGGGGACCTCAGGGAGTGGGCCACCTCCCAACTCCCTAGCACACCCGGGTGCCTGGGTCCCGGGACCCCCACCCTACTTACCAAGGCAACAAAGTGATGGGAGCCTGCTGAGGAGCCAGCGGCCCATGGGGACCTCAAGGAGGGGACTCCGAGGCCCTGCCCAG GTTCCTACCCCCGGCttcttctccccagcccccagggagTGCCTGCCACCCTTCCTCGGGGTCCCCAAGCCAGGCTTGTACCCCCTGGGCCCCCCATCCTTCCAGCCCAGTTCCCCAGCCCCAGTCTGGAGGAGCTCTCTGGGCCCCCCTGCACCACTCGACAGGGGAGAGAACCTGTACTATGAGATCGGGGCAAGTGAGGGGTCCCCCTATTCTGGCCCCACCCGCTCCTGGAGTCCCTTTCGCTCCATGCCCCCCGACAGGCTCAATGCCTCCTACGGCATGCTTGGCCAATCACCCCCACTCCACAGGTCCCCCGACTTCCTGCTCAGCTACCCGCCAGCCCCCTCCTGCTTTCCCCCTGACCACCTTGGCTACTCAGCCCCCCAGCACCCTGCTCGGCGCCCTACACCGCCTGAGCCCCTCTACGTCAACCTAGCTCTAGGGCCCAGGGGTCCCtcacctgcctcttcctcctcctcttcccctcctgcCCACCCCCGAAGCCGTTCAGATCCCGGTCCCCCAGTCCCCCGCCTTCCCCAGAAACAACGGGCACCCTGGGGACCCCGTACCCCTCATAGGGTGCCGGGTCCCTGGGGCCCTCCTGAGCCTCTCCTGCTCTACAGGGCAGCCCCGCCAGCCTACGGAAGGGGGGGCGAGCTCCACCGAGGGTCCTTGTACAGAAATGGAGGGCAAAGAGGGGAGGGGGCTGGTCCCCCACCCCCTTACCCCACTCCCAGCTGGTCCCTCCACTCTGAGGGCCAGACCCGAAGCTACTGCTGA
- the ARHGAP33 gene encoding rho GTPase-activating protein 33 isoform X14, whose translation MVARSTDSLDGPGEGSVQPLPTAGGPSVKGKPGKRLSAPRGPFPRLADCAHFHYENVDFGHIQLLLSPDREGPSLSGENELVFGVQVTCQGRSWPVLRSYDDFRSLDAHLHRCIFDRRFSCLPELPPPPEGARAAQMLVPLLLQYLETLSGLVDSNLNCGPVLTWMELDNHGRRLLLSEEASLNIPAVAAAHVIKRYTAQAPDELSFEVGDIVSVIDMPPTEDRSWWRGKRGFQVGFFPSECVELFTERPGPGLKADADGPPCGIPAPQGISSLTSAVPRPRGKLAGLLRTFMRSRPSRQRLRQRGILRQRVFGCDLGEHLSNSGQDVPQVLRCCSEFIEAHGVVDGIYRLSGVSSNIQRLRHEFDSERIPELSGPAFLQDIHSVSSLCKLYFRELPNPLLTYQLYGKFSEAMSVPGEEERLVRVHDVIQQLPPPHYRTLEYLLRHLARMARHSANTSMHARNLAIVWAPNLLRSMELESVGMGGAAAFREVRVQSVVVEFLLTHVDVLFSDTFTSAGLDPAAPPLRIPTSWPGRRSSFTPCSSWGRLGPWVHLGGGGRSPDLTPPRPHPDSPPCPGPQPSQDSARRRALWPEVTEARAAALAGCRELPPHQLVPPRPPPTCLLPACSRLIRPGPLPCQPGWACCGAGAWAVALGFACGLGRPQS comes from the exons CTCCTGCTGTCTCCAGACCGTGAAGGGCCCAGCCTCTCTGGAGAGAATGAGCTGGTGTTCGGGGTGCAGGTGACCTGTCAG GGCCGTTCCTGGCCGGTTCTCCGGAGTTACGATGACTTTCGTTCCCTGGATGCCCACCTCCACCGGTGCATATTTGACCGGAGGTTCTCCTGCCTTCCGGAGCTTCCCCCGCCCCCCGAGGGTGCCAGGGCTGCCCAG ATGCTGGTGCCACTGCTGCTGCAGTACCTGGAGACACTGTCAGGACTGGTGGACAGTAACCTCAACTGCGGGCCTGTGCTCACCTGGATGGAG CTGGACAATCACGGCCGGCGACTGCTCCTCAGTGAGGAGGCGTCACTCAATATCCCTGCAGTGGCGGCCGCCCATGTGATCAAACGGTATACAGCCCAGGCGCCAGATGAGCTGTCCTTTGAG GTGGGAGACATTGTCTCGGTGATCGACATGCCACCCACAGAGGATCGGAGCTGGTGGCGGGGCAAGCGAGGCTTCCAG GTCGGGTTCTTCCCCAGTGAGTGTGTGGAACTCTTCACAGAGCGGCCAGGTCCGGGCCTGAAGGCGG ATGCCGATGGCCCCCCATGTGGCATCCCGGCTCCCCAGGGTATCTCGtctctgacctcag CTGTGCCACGGCCTCGTGGGAAGCTGGCCGGCCTGCTCCGCACCTTCATGCGCTCCCGCCCTTCTCGGCAGCGGCTGCGGCAGCGGGGAATCCTGCGACAGAGGGTGTTTGGCTGCGATCTTGGCGAGCACCTCAGCAACTCAGGCCAGGATG TGCCCCAGGTGCTGCGCTGCTGCTCCGAGTTCATTGAGGCCCACGGGGTGGTGGATGGGATCTACCGGCTCTCAGGCGTGTCTTCCAACATCCAGAGGCTTCG GCACGAGTTTGACAGTGAGAGGATCCCGGAGCTGTCTGGCCCTGCATTCCTGCAGGACATCCACAGCGTGTCCTCCCTCTGCAAGCTCTACTTCCGAGAGCTTCCGAACCCTCTGCTCACCTACCAGCTCTATGGGAAGTTCAGT GAGGCCATGTCAGTGCCTGGGGAGGAGGAGCGTCTGGTGCGGGTGCACGATGTCATCCAGCAGCTGCCCCCACCACATTACAG GACCCTGGAGTACCTGCTGAGGCACCTGGCCCGCATGGCGAGACACAGTGCCAACACCAGCATGCATGCCCGCAACCTGGCCATTGTCTGGGCACCCAACCTGCTACG GTCCATGGAGCTGGAGTCAGTGGGAATGGGTGGCGCGGCGGCGTTCCGGGAAGTTCGGGTGCAGTCGGTGGTGGTGGAGTTTCTGCTCACCCATGTGGACGTCCTGTTCAGCGACACCTTCACCTCCGCCGGCCTCGACCCTGCAG CTCCTCCGCTCAGGATTCCCACCTCTTGGCCCGGACGCCGCTCTTCCTTCACCCCTTGTAGCTCCTGGGGGCGCTTGGGGCCATGGGTCCacctgggaggaggtgggaggtcCCCAGACTTGACCCCGCCCCGGCCCCACCCAGACTCCCCGCCCTGCCCCGGACCCCAGCCCAGTCAGGACTCAGCACGTCGGAGGGCCCTCTGGCCCGAGGTAACTGAAGCCAGAGCCGCTGCCCTCGCTGGCTGCCGGGAGCTGCCTCCTCATCAGCTCGTCCCGCCCCgccctcctcccacctgcctgCTGCCCGCCTGCTCCCGCCTGATCCGCCCCGGCCCCCTGCCTTGCCAGCCCGGGTGGGCATGCTGCGGGGCCGGGGCTTGGGCTGTGGCGCTTGGCTTTGCCTGTGGCCTTGGGCGGCCCCAGAGCTGA